A window from Peromyscus eremicus chromosome 1, PerEre_H2_v1, whole genome shotgun sequence encodes these proteins:
- the LOC131902582 gene encoding vomeronasal type-1 receptor 4-like, with translation MDIWNLAIRIIFLSQTTTGILGNLLLMFYYLVLYYKEYTLKPTDLILMHLLAANTLVILSAGVPQTMAVWGLKQFLNDFGCDLLLYIQGFARSVSIGTTCLLSVFQAMTLSPRKSFWNDNKVKASNYVKCSISLLWVFYMVIRFIFFVYNFIKMNSKNMTRNQDFGYCSIVGRDEISDSLYIVLVMCPESFFAVLITWSSASMIVILCRHKRRVQNIRSSHGSRRNYPESRATQNILVLLATFLAFYMLSTILRGCIALLYNHSWWLVYISRLTSLCFPCFVPFVILRHYPILSLFSLIWLRK, from the coding sequence ATGGATATCTGGAATCTGGCAATCAGAATCATTTTCTTATCACAAACTACCActggaattctgggaaatctCCTTCTTATGTTCTACTACCTAGTCCTTTACTACAAAGAATACACATTAAAGCCCACAGATTTGATTCTCATGCACTTACTGGCAGCCAATACCTTGGTCATTCTCTCTGCAGGAGTTCCCCAAACAATGGCAGTTTGGGGATTGAAGCAGTTCTTGAATGATTTTGGATGTGACCTCCTACTGTACATTCAAGGATTTGCTCGAAGTGTGTCCATTGGTACCACTTGCCTCTTGAGTGTCTTCCAGGCCATGACCCTCAGTCCCAGGAAATCCTTTTGGAATGACAATAAAGTCAAAGCTTCAAATTACGTTAAATGCTCCATTTCCCTACTCTGGGTCTTCTACATGGTGATACggttcattttctttgtgtacaattttattaaaatgaatagCAAAAATATGACAAGAAATCAAGATTTTGGATATTGCTCTATTGTAGGGCGTGATGAAATCAGTGACTCACTATATATAGTATTGGTGATGTGCCCTGAGTCCTTTTTTGCTGTACTCATCACATGGTCCAGTGCCTCCATGATTGTCATACTCTGCAGACACAAGAGGAGGGTTCAAAATATCCGCAGCTCTCATGGTTCCAGGAGAAACTACCCTGAGTCCAGAGCGACCCAGAACATCCTTGTCCTGTTGGCTACCTTCCTGGCGTTTTATATGCTCTCCACCATCTTGCGAGGCTGCATTGCTCTGTTGTATAATCACAGTTGGTGGCTGGTGTACATTTCTCGCCTCACTTCTCTTTGTTTTCCCTGTTTTGtaccatttgttattttgagacattaCCCAATTTTGTCCTTATTCAGTTTGATAtggttaagaaaataa